The following coding sequences are from one Tubulanus polymorphus chromosome 12, tnTubPoly1.2, whole genome shotgun sequence window:
- the LOC141914311 gene encoding receptor-type tyrosine-protein phosphatase T-like, whose protein sequence is MYRERNIFRFLLLFILCLFITNTSAKCFGKSCTGWECHCSNTAVDQCPIRSRNTDGALTCPNPNSACESTIKTPYPWTPPGWTGPACQIGNVARGKTVAMSSILRIESDYRGSKCTDGQMVSGMCHTKDNQDAWIRIDLGAQYVVHEVTPWDRRDVTGCTDNPWNSWKKRSRNLEIRVGDEYGNDTSISTSNQKCAYHGLPPLCGTHKTLACSPGPIVGRYVTVQHKNIGYAESLALAEIEVIGFKYIAPGDCSKGSNSFGCMIECRCYNSESCNYLSGICQSGCSQNYIGKWCESELKSFSQLTKSALTDNSVKVRWRAYSGSVVDSGRGTVSVQYLVVYRKISEKTWTNQETAGVLTHRTITGLTPNTGYKIAVRLQKIVNNQLISTASLTSTVLTLCADPLNGPKGVRVVSTAVENSNTWPQTTNLILTWTALTAAELQCDVTKAVYQVEYKQLNRQTWTTKVAQPTGLTLTGLEPYTDYEVRVGVKNDVTQKFIYTKPKSYKTSTAVICFGKSCTGWECHCSNTAVDICPIKGQNIDGALTCPNHNTACESTIKTPYPWTPPGWTGPACQIGNVARGKTVAMSSILRIESDYRGSKCTDGQMVSGMCHTKDNQDAWIRIDLGAQYVVHEVTPWDRRDVTGCTDNPWNSWKKRSRNLEIRVGDEYGNDTSISTSNQKCAYHGLPPLCGTHKTLACSPGPIVGRYVTVQHKNIGYAESLALAEIEVIGFKYIAPGGCSKGSNSFGCMIECRCYNSESCNYLSGICESGCSQNYIGKWCESEFKLFSLLTESALTDNSVRVGWTAYSGSVVDSGRGTVSVLYQVVYRKISEKTWTNQETAGVLTHHTITGLTPYTRYKIAVRLQKLVNGQLISTASLTSMTSTVLTLCAVPGPPASLDFSFTRDTLKTTLTWTLPNSPNCDVINYWLTCEPISTTSTTPLTDIKTINKPKIKGSITTLDITTSLIPFTQYNCSMFASNSKGEGSPASVSFWTGEITIPLLVVKKAAVTNTTVTLQITRVNTGNITGYEVIVKKHDGPISRRRKRAVNQSQYVSYGEAKQRGLSVYITAVLPPEVPSEFIVGDTRDYSGYFNAPLETGKSYSFILGIVVNYNGETFRHYPPIEQQERITVQASSSKAGIIGGVVTVVLILLLVAVALYIVWRRGGFKTKQTSNNADVSMGNISPADEGIEIPLAREEAEAVYVNCPKSSRQENTASANAAFSRESSAYFNIYDDPNAVCETQDGEDHHNKIASKGATMICDLLRETLMKTSDEWKNMNEEFQSVLKLRRGLSACAEKGENAEKNRFPNILAYDSTRVVLEQTGKDPTSDYINANYIRGLTGHVICIACQAPLLSTINDHWRMIWQEKCPAIIVLTDLTEGHDKDKKVKCHLYWPTKLNTKGRYGDITVTVAEKMETHTEPPAAVHFLSITKRGHKEAHNLLVCHYRGWPDHGVPFPASSVVRMQQFIKQRLTDPDQGLVLIHGSAGAGRTGCYIATEQLLEKAKKDGLVNVFDMTRKLRQQRPEMIQNMKQYILVHQILLEELVLGPVAYPTTSFRELYEERKATRPVSRNVSDKIEEQFLVLKASTPIQDEESLAMAKLLNNVNKSRHKDILPEAQYQPQLSHKGFINASFVHTITDKNVFIATQSPMANTFTDFWQMIFDYNCEIIVMMHQEYPQDPTYASYWPAAGSIKCSPFTITVEEVSLPCRTIVRRDLILQKQNESHQIRQIQFLGWPEDESVPDLQHLFEFVNLVTREHVTSPIVVHCMDSTTRAGLFCAAFELITKAPSSEQIDIYHCIQKLRVTRPQFIPNLEQYKFLHDLVIFYLQGFDTYVNLS, encoded by the exons ATGTATCGTGAAAGAAACATCTTTCGTTTTTTGCTGTTGTTTATTCTATGTCTATTCATCACAAACACATCAG CGAAATGTTTTGGGAAGAGTTGTACTGGTTGGGAGTGTCATTGCAGTAATACAGCTGTGGACCAATGTCCAATAAGAAGTCGGAATACAGATGGCGCTTTAACGTGTCCAAATCCCAATTCTGCATGTGAGTCTACAATAAAAACTCCGTATCCCTGGACACCACCAGGATGGACCGGACCAGCTTGTCAAATCG GAAACGTGGCTCGTGGTAAAACAGTTGCAATGTCATCCATTCTCAGGATTGAAAGTGACTATCGCGGTAGTAAATGTACAGATGGTCAGATGGTAAGTGGAATGTGTCACACTAAAGATAATCAAGACGCCTGGATTAGAATTGATCTCGGTGCTCAATACGTCGTACATGAAGTTACACCTTGGGATAGAAGAGACGTGACTGGTTGCACCGATAACCCGTGGAATTCGTGGA AAAAACGTTCGCGCAACCTGGAGATTCGAGTTGGAGATGAATATGGCAATGATACAAGTATTTCTACATCTAACCAGAAATGTGCTTACCATGGCTTACCCCCTCTCTGTGgtacacataaaacattagcATGCAGCCCAGGTCCTATAGTTGGACGATACGTCACCGTTCAACACAAGAACATTGGCTACGCAGAGTCTCTCGCACTGGCAGAAATAGAAGTTATCGGGTTCAAATATATCG CACCCGGTGATTGTAGTAAGGGATCGAACTCATTTGGATGTATGATTGAATGTAGATGTTACAACAGTGAAAGTTGTAACTATTTGAGTGGTATCTGTCAATCTGGCTGTTCACAGAATTACATCGGAAAGTGGTGCGAGTCAG aattGAAATCGTTTTCTCAATTAACAAAATCTGCGCTGACAGATAACAGTGTAAAAGTCAGATGGAGAGCTTACTCGGGTTCTGTAGTAGATTCAGGACGTGGTACTGTCAGCGTTCAGTATCTAGTCGTTTATcgtaaaatatcagaaaagaCTTGGACTAATCAGGAAACTGCAGGAGTCCTTACACATCGCACAATTACTGGTTTAACTCCTAATACCGGGTATAAGATAGCTGTTAGACTACAGAAAATAGTGAACAATCAACTTATATCAACTGCGAGTCTGACTAGTACAGTATTAACTTTGTGTGCAG ATCCATTAAACGGTCCTAAAGGTGTTCGTGTGGTGTCCACAGCGGTTGAGAATAGTAACACGTGGCCCCAGACAACCAATCTGATACTTACATGGACC GCTTTAACTGCTGCAGAGTtacagtgtgacgtcactaAAGCTGTTTATCAAGTCGAGTATAAACAACTGAACCGACAAACATGGACCACAAAAGTGGCGCAACCTACCGGCCTCACACTAACAGGACTAGAACCATATACTGATTATGAAGTTAGAGTTGGTGTAAAGAATGACGTCACTCAGAAATTCATTTACACCAAACCTAAAAGTTACAAAACGTCGACTGCGG TAATATGTTTTGGGAAGAGTTGTACTGGTTGGGAGTGTCATTGCAGTAATACAGCAGTGGACATATGTCCAATAAAGGGTCAGAATATAGATGGCGCTTTAACGTGTCCAAATCATAATACTGCATGTGAGTCTACAATAAAAACTCCGTATCCCTGGACACCACCAGGATGGACCGGACCAGCTTGTCAAATCG GAAACGTGGCTCGTGGTAAAACAGTTGCAATGTCATCCATTCTCAGGATTGAAAGTGACTATCGCGGTAGTAAATGTACAGATGGTCAGATGGTAAGTGGAATGTGTCACACTAAAGATAATCAAGACGCCTGGATTAGAATTGATCTCGGTGCTCAATACGTCGTACATGAAGTTACACCTTGGGATAGAAGAGACGTGACTGGTTGCACCGATAACCCGTGGAATTCGTGGA AAAAACGTTCGCGCAACCTGGAGATTCGAGTTGGAGATGAATATGGCAATGATACAAGTATTTCTACATCTAACCAGAAATGTGCTTACCATGGCTTACCCCCTCTCTGTGgtacacataaaacattagcATGCAGCCCAGGTCCTATAGTTGGACGATACGTCACCGTTCAACACAAGAACATTGGCTACGCAGAGTCTCTCGCACTGGCAGAAATAGAAGTTATCGGGTTCAAATATATCG CACCCGGTGGTTGCAGTAAGGGATCGAACTCATTTGGATGTATGATTGAATGTAGATGTTACAACAGTGAAAGTTGTAACTATTTGAGTGGTATCTGTGAATCTGGTTGTTCACAGAATTACATCGGAAAGTGGTGCGAGTCAG aatttaagTTGTTTTCGCTATTAACAGAATCTGCGCTGACAGATAACAGTGTAAGAGTCGGTTGGACAGCTTACTCGGGTTCTGTAGTAGATTCAGGACGTGGTACTGTCAGCGTTCTGTATCAAGTCGTTTATCGTAAGATATCAGAAAAGACTTGGACTAATCAGGAAACTGCAGGGGTCCTTACACATCACACAATTACTGGTTTAACTCCTTATACCAGGTATAAGATAGCTGTTAGACTACAGAAATTAGTGAACGGTCAACTTATATCAACTGCGAGTCTGACTAGTATGACTAGTACAGTATTAACTTTGTGTGCAG TACCAGGACCTCCCGCTTCTCTCGACTTCTCATTCACAAGGGATACATTGAAAACTACATTGACATGGACTTTACCAAACAGTCCAAATTGTGATGTCATCAATTATTGG CTCACGTGTGAACCCATCAGTACAACTTCCACAACACCTTTAACAGACATAAAAACAATCAACAAACCTAAAATCAAAGGCTCCATCACAACTTTAGACATAACGACGTCACTGATACCTTTTACTCAATACAACTGTTCAATGTTTGCCTCGAATAGTAAAGGGGAAGGGTCACCTGCCAGTGTTAGCTTTTGGACAG GTGAAATAACAATTCCCCTACTGGTTGTCAAGAAAGCAGCGGTAACAAACACGACTGTTACACTTCAAATAACACGTGTTAATACTGGAAACATTAC CGGTTACGAGGTGATCGTCAAGAAACACGATGGACCAATCAGCCGTCGCCGGAAGCGTGCAGTCAACCAATCACAATACGTCTCGTACGGAGAAGCTAAACAGCGAGGATTATCAGTTTATATTACTGCAGTTCTACCACCGGAAGTGCCCTCTGAGTTTATAGTTGGTGATACACGTGACTATAGTGGTTACTTTAATGCTCCTCTAGAAACTGGGAAATCTTACAGTTTTATTTTAGGAATCGTTGTCAATTATAACGGA GAAACGTTTCGGCATTATCCACCAATAGAACAGCAAGAGAGAATCACTGTTCAAGCATCGTCTAGTAAGGCAGGGATAATAGGTGGCGTTGTGACAGTTGTTCTAATACTGTTATTGGTTGCTGTTGCTCTATATATTGTTTGGAG ACGCGGTGGATTCAAAACTAAACAAACATCGAACAATGCAGATGTATCCATGGGGAATATTTCACCTGCTGATGAAGGTATTGAAATACCTTTGGCGAGAGAAGAAGCAGAGGCTGTTTATGTGAATTGTCCTAAATCATCGAGACAAGAAAATACAGCTAGTGCAAATGCTGCATTTTCAAGAG AAAGCTCCGcgtatttcaatatctatgACGATCCGAATGCTGTATGCGAAACGCAAGATGGCGAGGATCATCATAACAAAATCGCTTCTAAAGGCGCTACTATGATTTGTGACCTGTTGAGAGAGACCTTGATGAAAACCTCTGATGAATGGAAGAATATGAATGAAGAATTTCAG AGTGTTCTCAAGTTGAGACGAGGATTGAGCGCCTGCGCTGAGAAAGGGGAAAATGCTGAGAAAAACAGGTTTCCAAACATTTTGGCCT ATGATTCGACTAGAGTTGTTCTGGAACAAACCGGTAAAGATCCAACATCAGATTACATCAATGCCAATTATATTCGG gGACTAACTGGTCATGTGATATGTATTGCTTGCCAGG CTCCATTGCTATCTACAATCAATGACCATTGGCGGATGATTTGGCAAGAGAAATGTCCAGCTATTATTGTACTCACCGACCTGACTGAAGGACATGACAAAGATAAGAAG GTGAAGTGTCATTTATATTGGCCAACAAAACTGAACACGAAAGGTCGATATGGAGATATAACAGTGACAGTTGCAGAGAAAATGGAAACACACACTGAGCCTCCGGCTGCTGTACATTTCTTGTCCATTACAAAG cGTGGCCACAAAGAAGCACATAATCTGTTAGTTTGTCACTATCGAGGATGGCCGGATCATGGTGTACCGTTCCCGGCTTCATCTGTTGTTCGTATGCAACAGTTCATCAAACAGCGTCTTACCGACCCGGATCAGGGACTTGTGCTGATTCATGGCAG TGCTGGTGCTGGAAGGACAGGTTGTTATATCGCAACGGAGCAGCTTCTTGAAAAAGCTAAGAAAGATGGACTCGTTAACGTATTCGACATGACTAGGAAATTACGACAACAAAGACCAGAAATGATCCAGAATATG AAACAGTACATTCTCGTGCACCAGATTCTACTGGAGGAACTGGTACTGGGACCGGTGGCGTACCCGACCACGAGTTTCAGAGAATTATACGAGGAAAGAAAGGCAACGCGTCCCGTATCTAGAAACGTATCTGATAAAATAGAGGAACAATTTCTT GTTTTGAAGGCATCGACTCCGATTCAGGACGAGGAATCACTAGCAATGGCCAAACTACTCAACAATGTTAACAAGTCTCGACACAAAGACATCCTTCCTGAGGCACAGTATCAACCACAACTCTCACATAAAGGGTTCATCAATGCTTCATTTGTGCAC ACGATCACAGATAAAAACGTGTTTATAGCAACACAAAGTCCAATGGCAAATACTTTTACTGACTTCTGGCAAATGATCTTTGACTATAACTGTGAAATTATTGTAATGATGCATCAAGAATATCCACAAGATCCG ACATATGCAAGCTACTGGCCTGCAGCTGGAAGCATCAAATGCAGTCCTTTTACAATCACTGTGGAGGAAGTTTCATTGCCCTGTAGGACCATCGTTCGCCGGGATTTGATCCTCCAAAAACAGAAT GAATCGCATCAGATTCGTCAGATCCAGTTTTTAGGATGGCCTGAGGATGAGTCGGTTCCTGATTTACAACATCTATTCGAGTTTGTGAATCTAGTTACAAGAGAACACGTGACCAGTCCTATTGTTGTACATTGCAT GGACAGCACAACGAGAGCAGGGTTATTTTGTGCGGCATTTGAACTGATCACCAAGGCGCCATCTAGCGAACAAATCGATATTTATCACTGTATACAAAAACTACGAGTGACTCGACCTCAAttcattccaaatttg GAACAGTACAAGTTTCTACACGATCTGGTGATATTCTATTTACAAGGATTCGACACTTATGTGAACCTTAGTTAG